In the Leptospira selangorensis genome, one interval contains:
- a CDS encoding DUF4345 domain-containing protein: MQTNQSVSISTRIVQVCLFLAAAIAIFGGSLQMYLGEPTVSPRLDNVHRFMAGIYLSMGLICFWAAYTVRIQRTLVYLVALGIFIAALGRILSISIVGLPEPPELWIGYLTPEILLPIILTIAQSRRKEIQ, translated from the coding sequence ATGCAAACAAATCAATCCGTATCAATTAGTACTCGTATAGTCCAAGTCTGTTTGTTTTTAGCTGCGGCCATTGCAATTTTTGGCGGAAGTTTACAAATGTATCTGGGGGAACCTACTGTTAGCCCAAGGCTGGATAATGTACATAGGTTCATGGCAGGGATCTATTTATCGATGGGATTGATTTGTTTTTGGGCGGCTTATACTGTTCGTATCCAAAGGACTTTAGTTTATCTGGTTGCTTTGGGAATTTTTATTGCAGCTCTTGGAAGGATACTTTCCATTTCAATCGTGGGATTGCCTGAACCTCCCGAACTTTGGATCGGTTATTTAACTCCAGAGATATTACTTCCTATCATTCTTACAATCGCCCAGTCTAGGCGAAAAGAAATCCAATAA